AaagcattcattttttattcagactAAACCACTATTCTTCTTGTTACTTTTACTAGTTTATAGTTAGATGCTGTGTGTTCagtgttttgaatgtttacatgtttatgattaaaaaacgGTTAAGTACTAAATGCAGATATACAGTATTTTCCCAACATTTGTAGGGGTTAGGGTTCGGGGACAAATACGCCGAATCCATGGATACGgagaaccccccacccccagcagCCAAGAATGTCCGTCACCCATCCTCACTCATCAAAAacctttctgaaacatttcttatGCTTTgtcaaacatttaataaagaatgagtttttcttttaattcagaGCAACTGACTGTACTGTAGCGTTCTTTCATCTGAATGACAATTATTCTCCGCGATTATCTTCCTCAGCGTATCAGGATATTTTTCGTccgcttctgagtcagctgacgCCATTTCTCCACGCAGTCACACAAAATTTGGTTATAGCGATCCAGGAACTGGTGGAACCAGCTCTTACTCGCtgtaaaatattctttaaaagcTGGCAAGGAAGCTGTCGGGGCGGCGTGCTCCTAATCTCCGCTCACCTCCTCAGAAATCCCTGCAGCACCTCCTTCGGTCTTGTTAATGCTTCTTGAGTTGTCTGAGCTTTTGTGATGAAACGGAGGACTTACGTGACAGGAAAGAAAATCAGCGAAAATGTGAAACCGAGAATATGCAGGGGAACACTGCAGTAACTTTTTACTGTACACTGACTACAGgtctgttgttcacctttcggcaaaTCCTGTTAGAGGGGGCTAAAGCAAATCAGTGATAGTTGATTTGCACAGATGACCTTCCTGACAGAACTCTGTAATTTCGAGGAACAGGAAGACCCAGATAGGCAGCAATGCAAAGGGTGTTAGGACCCTCACTGGATTTTAGCCCAATGCTCACTTTGGAAAGCAAACCCAGGTTTCCTGCTCACCAGTCCTACACCCAGCCAACTGAGCTGTCCACACTGACTACAGGCCAGACTCTACCCTTTTTATCCACACATTAGAAAGGCAGTGTAGCAGTGTGTCACAATGTGATGTGACAAGAGTGGCCTAGTTAACATAGGAGGCGGATGACTTTTTGAGTTCAAGAACAGGTTTTTATTCTCTACTACACCTTGGCTGCACAGCTCACTCATGCTCTGTCTCCTTCACACTGAGCTCCTTTCCTTTTATGGGCTCCAGTTAATTGGCTGGCCACTCCCAAGAAGAAGGCCgcatttaaacaaacaataaagaaaatatacaacAAGAGGTAGAAATGTCTTGTAAACCATACAGTTAAAGTCCTGCAAATAcagacaaacataaataaataaacaactcaaatcacaacaacaaaaggtATACAAAGAAATTCTAATTATTTTCACTTCCTGTGCCCATCTATTAAACAGGAAGCAAAGGCCTAGGCCACCATTTTGTTCCTTGGGCCCCAGGAAGAGAAGGTGAGAAACTTTACAAAATCAAACCAGTCTTGAACATTTGGTGGTTGTGCATGATGTGTCTAAAGGTGATGAGctatgacagacaggtgacaagTAGATACAACTACTTTGTCACACAGTGTTTACTGACAATAACCTTTCGTTTCCTCATCAGTACTACATGTGACAAAAGGGGTTAGGGTTCAAAACGCATTTGATTCCATTTCCTCTTCCTACATTAAGGATCATGCCTGTTTAGCCATTttcatttacacaaaaaatgtaaaaaagtttggaTAGAAAACCATGAATATTTTGAgcaagaatcttttttttccaccaaaatCATCAAAAGCAAAAACGTGTACTCTCAATTTTCTTgctccgccccccccccccccccccccccccccccggaacTGCTGACTGGAAAttaattatgcaacactttttgcAAGGggggatgtgaaaatgaaactgcaatcccctctttgcattataGTAGCacgtagaaaacaaaaaagctttttggaggattgattttttttatttttgagtcagttcatgcagttacattgtgaaaatgaaaaagcattactATTATTTCATtataattgtcaaattagatatttctaatggaatattgctacacatttactagagaactttttgaaaaggaaatgtaaaataccattttcttcatCATTGTAATTACGTGACAGAATAAGTGGTgttgcagaagaaaaagaaaaagtcgtTTGGCGGATTTGTTGTGAAtttgttgtgaaaatgaaaaagcatatcctatattgacttttattttgaattatgagacacaaatgcttccatacatTGCAATGTAGTAGAGCTGGGAACTTGCAGTTTGCTATAGGGTCTGCTTTGAAcccacaagctttttccaactgtattttttcatctgcccctgattcacagcaatctgaataaagaaagattCAGAAATGCCGAGGAGATAGGAATATTTTGCTTAGGGAGTGGGTCTGGTGTATTGTGTGTGAAGCATGAATCCAGTGATTTATTGGTCCTTCACTGTACCATTTCTTTGTCCATCATTCTCATAAAGCTGGAGCAGGGTTTGTTGGAACTCTGTATCCACTTTTCTCCTGTTGGGGATGTCTGTCTTCCTGTCACGATCTCCCTTCCCTGTCTCAGGGGGATTTCAACACCTTAACATGTGCCCGCagggttaaaaaatatatatgctgGCGGGTGCCTGAGTTTATTGACATCTAGGTCTATGATTTGGGTCTAGACATGCACAAAAATGTATGCTAAAACACCAAACAATATAGGGAGACGGGGGACTTAGCCTGCTACACTGTTGTCTCTGCTGCTAGGGAGACTTAAAAGAACCAAATGACCAAAGATGATTTAAAACACATAAAGAAGCAAAGGAAATCATGAGTTGtcgtttgtaaaaaaaaatcattctttggatgcaactttTGCTGCAGATTGGCTCCAAATCCTTAGTGGGCAGTCACCGAAAGTGATGAGCAGTAGTGAAGCCACAAGAGAGTAAACCTTccattgctgttgttgttgaagGTTGGACAATAAAAGGCTTTAAAGACAGCAGCATCTCAATTTTGGTTTGCATTTCCTCAAAAGTCACTTCTTCGGAAAAGCTAAAagcttttattgttattttttcagaaCTAAACCAAAGGCGTTGAACGGTCACTCTAGACGTTTCATTATGTAGGCATCTGTCTTTTATTTCCACAGGTTGATGGCAAACAACACCTCTGTAGTTGGTGGGTTTGTGGTGCGGCAGCCCAGTTACCGGGTTATTATTGTGCAGGTCTTggtcattatattttttttcatcaacatGTTGCtgattgtgacatttttcaaaaaaaagtcttttcacACGAGTGCTCGGTACCTCTTATTTGCTCTAATGCTAATGTCAGATAGCTTTCTGTTAGCCATGTCTGATATTCTACTGGTTTTAACAGCTTTTGAGGTGGTCATGCATGTTTGGGTGTGCGTTATTGTATCAATAGTAGTGCTCTTGTACAATATGGTTACACCTGTTACTCTTGCAGCAATGACCCTGGAGCGATATGTGGCGATCTGCATGCCCCTGCATCACGCAGAGCTGTGCTCCCCTCGCAGCACGGTGCACTGCATCCTCATCATTCATGGAATCAGTTCCATTCCTTGCATGGTcatcctctctgtgttttttgcaTCAGTTTCTCTCAGCATTTTCAAGGAAAACATGGTGTGCTCAGTGGAAATGTTCATATTATATAAGTGGCACAATGATCTTAGGTCAGCTGTaagtcagtttttctttttaatcatgtgCATTGTCATTGTTTTCTCGTATTATAAAATAATGCGAGTAGCTAAAGCAGCATCGGGAGAGAATAAACAGTCAACGCTAAGAGGCCTGAAAACAGTGCTCCTTCATGctttccagctgctgctctgcctCATCCAGCTGTGGTGTCCCTTCATAGAAATTGCTGCTCTCCAAGTTAGTATGAACTTTTTCATCAGTGTAAGATATTCTAACTACATAATATTTATTCTCGCTCCCAGGTGTCTGAGTCCTCTCATTTATGGCCTCAGAgatgaaaccttttttcttgctttaaaaAAGCTTTGGAAGATTTAGGATCAGAATAGTTTTCCTGCAAAAATCACAGGATTTTTGTGCTACAGGGTAACTGGAGTTTAGAGTTTAtcctaaaacacaaaatctgtaGCCCTCTGAACTTACTTTGGTGCAAAATAAACTGTTTGTCTTAAATGACATAACCGTTTTTCTTGTTACTCAATTGTGGCCTGAACTGATTTTTCGAGTTGAATATTGAAAGCACTTGAAAACAATTATTTACTACAACTTTTCAAAACCATCGCAATCTATTCAATATAAAGTTTAATTACTGCGATGGTTTTCACCAGGTCCTGTTTTCTCTTGTCATAACTGCTaagctgatttatttatttatgtttgtttttcatccttctgtttctAAGTGATGAGAATCTGTCCAAGAAAGCTAGTTTCAGATTTTATTCACTTTATTTAGAAGTTACCAGCAACCTCATTAACACAAGTAAAATATAACAAACATGGTCTGCATTCACTGTCAACTTTCAAACAATTCACATGTTAAACATATAtaggtttttttatgtttatgtctgttttttgatGATCTAATGATTTGAAAAGATATACATATTTCTTCCCCAGGCAGTGATGTTGTTTTCTAGCTGCAAACCTTCAATAATCAATAAATAGTTTCAAATGATAAAGCAATAATAAGTCATTTCCTAAGTGCAAACATCCTTTTTAATTATACTAAACATATGTGCAGCAGCGAACTGTTTATTTACAACATAATGTAGCCTCTTTGTCTCAGTCCTCTCGTAAATATGCCTCTTGAATCTCATACTCTTCGCTGCCCTCCAGGAAAGCTGCGTACTCTGCCATCCTCTCGATCTCTTCTACTTTAGTTTCGGCCAGTTTTTTCTCAGCCTCCGCTGACAGTTTCCGGGCCTCCTCCAACTGCGATTCGGCCACCTTGATGTTGGTTCTGATGGAGATGGATGCCTGCTGGGCTCCTGTGAACATTTAAGTTTCAGAAAGGTTCAAACCAACAATCCATCCAAAATAATCTACAGAATTTCACCACTGTGAACAAGCTCAACTGACTCACCAGAGCTGTATGCAGCATCTGCTGCCATTTTACACAGGTTGACAGCGCTGTTCCAAGTTGATTCATAACGTTTGCATTCACTCAGCCTTTCAGCAGCCTGTTTATGTGATGATGATAAGAGgacaaatgtcacaaaataagaaCGTGAGGCATGACATTTTTCTTGCAACTTTTTAGCAACTCTTCACCACCAACCTCAGCACGCCAGCTGCTAATGGTCTGCTTGAGAGATCCCTCCTCTGCCGGACTCAGCTTCCCCATGGATGACAGATATCGC
The Oryzias latipes chromosome 13, ASM223467v1 DNA segment above includes these coding regions:
- the LOC101161740 gene encoding olfactory receptor 4K17-like; protein product: MANNTSVVGGFVVRQPSYRVIIVQVLVIIFFFINMLLIVTFFKKKSFHTSARYLLFALMLMSDSFLLAMSDILLVLTAFEVVMHVWVCVIVSIVVLLYNMVTPVTLAAMTLERYVAICMPLHHAELCSPRSTVHCILIIHGISSIPCMVILSVFFASVSLSIFKENMVCSVEMFILYKWHNDLRSAVSQFFFLIMCIVIVFSYYKIMRVAKAASGENKQSTLRGLKTVLLHAFQLLLCLIQLWCPFIEIAALQVSMNFFISVRYSNYIIFILAPRCLSPLIYGLRDETFFLALKKLWKI
- the LOC101159282 gene encoding diablo homolog, mitochondrial isoform X1, producing MQAARQCSVCTRCAVVRNQTDFSQLQRRGVASIRYLSSSESRRAAVRRPANLTNPTNVSLASLSLGHGLWQVENLSHDSLIRRAASVVTDSSSTFLSQTSLALSDALTDYAKAVHSRIAFQKRYLSSMGKLSPAEEGSLKQTISSWRAEAAERLSECKRYESTWNSAVNLCKMAADAAYSSGAQQASISIRTNIKVAESQLEEARKLSAEAEKKLAETKVEEIERMAEYAAFLEGSEEYEIQEAYLRED
- the LOC101159282 gene encoding diablo homolog, mitochondrial isoform X2; this translates as MQAARQCSVCTRCAVVRNQTDFSQLQRRGVASIRYLSSESRRAAVRRPANLTNPTNVSLASLSLGHGLWQVENLSHDSLIRRAASVVTDSSSTFLSQTSLALSDALTDYAKAVHSRIAFQKRYLSSMGKLSPAEEGSLKQTISSWRAEAAERLSECKRYESTWNSAVNLCKMAADAAYSSGAQQASISIRTNIKVAESQLEEARKLSAEAEKKLAETKVEEIERMAEYAAFLEGSEEYEIQEAYLRED